The following proteins are co-located in the Brevibacillus laterosporus DSM 25 genome:
- a CDS encoding Ig-like domain-containing protein produces MKNEQQSLTENRVPLYVNVNGYSNAIGSIGLIFNIDKAIKLTGIGVVRTDSTYTKVRIWRVSSKEIINTSEVGSDNFARFSNILPPGDYMVSFWAPDSERLGFRAQVSDLKVDSTVDGVRFKVKAGYQTEEFTRNKGAYPDQDSVIPGIQLYFIANASPSVTLTANNQPLTENQRIGIGTNDFTVNITANDTDPDDTLQFRVKLNNVVKTDWTAIAKNQPVSYTFKNADITAGVNPFTVSVRDDKGNQTDFNGYLDKSWLVEDITSSVEIRRAEVYELGVSRGSIFGSTKSEIRRRSDGSIYLLLSFTHRLSPKEPNGNDFPLYFKRITPYPETYHPEASEIVTTGGNITKIEHTIAGNTIIFSADIPPTLIGKTITNLQYYSKYMDPAQEFFFRADYGGRSAASFTCFALKNNIVIKSSWFNTAPTLNVAAPPNNQTLTENATLTIQGTASDTDKDNVVTIKYRINNGTTRALQSGVSNGSTPISFAKTLTFRTKRLYDGTTDLTGSDLAENTDHTLTIWAEDDQGGISTEVTRKFRVVHNRPPVISGQNVDLGVLSAIPSENYTVTEPEGDAFTITEKINGKVIRTFAGTDSKENTVTIPQVTWLSLSLNDSHTITIEAKDSKGMTSTRTFTFRRTAERLSFHLKKPFSTDIAAKRILVTIDATVPSGADYRVEVSNNAFDELPTWEDATNFVKFNRGFIFTNKEKTAEKWGVSLRFSFTKGTATEPVIVRGFGGAFD; encoded by the coding sequence GTGTAGTCAGGACTGACAGTACTTACACTAAGGTTAGAATATGGAGGGTATCTAGCAAAGAAATTATCAATACATCTGAAGTAGGATCAGATAATTTTGCAAGGTTCTCTAATATCCTACCCCCCGGCGATTACATGGTTAGCTTCTGGGCACCTGATTCAGAAAGATTAGGTTTTAGGGCTCAGGTTTCGGACTTGAAAGTAGATTCTACTGTAGACGGTGTTAGGTTCAAGGTTAAGGCGGGTTATCAGACAGAAGAGTTTACTAGAAATAAGGGAGCATATCCCGATCAGGATTCCGTGATTCCTGGCATTCAGTTATATTTTATTGCTAATGCTAGTCCAAGTGTCACGCTAACAGCAAATAACCAACCCTTAACCGAAAACCAAAGAATCGGCATCGGCACTAACGACTTTACCGTTAACATCACCGCAAATGACACCGATCCTGATGACACTCTACAATTCCGAGTCAAATTAAACAACGTGGTTAAAACGGATTGGACAGCGATAGCTAAGAACCAGCCCGTCAGCTATACGTTTAAAAACGCTGATATTACGGCAGGGGTAAATCCGTTTACAGTATCTGTTCGAGATGATAAAGGGAACCAGACGGATTTTAACGGTTATCTAGATAAGTCTTGGTTAGTAGAGGATATTACCAGCAGTGTAGAGATACGCAGAGCAGAAGTTTATGAACTAGGTGTGTCGCGTGGGAGCATTTTCGGCTCAACTAAATCAGAAATAAGAAGGCGTTCTGACGGATCGATTTATTTGTTGTTGTCTTTTACTCATCGATTAAGTCCGAAGGAACCAAACGGAAATGACTTTCCTCTTTATTTTAAAAGAATTACTCCATATCCTGAAACGTACCATCCCGAAGCAAGTGAAATTGTAACTACTGGGGGAAATATTACAAAAATAGAACACACGATAGCTGGAAACACTATAATTTTTTCTGCTGACATTCCTCCAACTCTTATAGGAAAAACTATTACTAATTTACAATATTATTCGAAGTATATGGACCCAGCACAAGAATTTTTCTTTCGGGCCGACTATGGTGGTAGATCGGCAGCAAGCTTTACTTGCTTTGCATTAAAGAATAATATAGTGATTAAATCATCATGGTTTAACACTGCACCAACCTTAAATGTTGCTGCACCACCCAACAACCAAACCCTAACCGAAAACGCTACACTAACCATCCAGGGCACCGCATCCGACACCGACAAAGACAACGTAGTCACAATAAAATACCGCATCAACAACGGCACCACAAGGGCGTTGCAATCCGGAGTATCCAACGGTAGCACGCCTATTTCTTTTGCCAAAACGCTAACCTTCCGAACCAAACGCCTTTATGACGGCACCACCGATCTCACAGGCTCTGACCTAGCCGAAAACACCGATCATACGCTAACCATCTGGGCAGAAGATGATCAAGGTGGTATATCAACCGAAGTGACGCGCAAGTTCCGAGTCGTCCACAACCGTCCACCCGTTATCAGCGGACAAAATGTAGACCTCGGCGTATTAAGCGCTATCCCTTCCGAGAATTACACAGTCACAGAGCCAGAGGGTGACGCGTTTACCATCACGGAGAAAATCAACGGCAAAGTTATCCGCACATTCGCTGGGACTGACAGCAAGGAAAATACCGTGACCATCCCACAAGTCACATGGCTAAGTCTCTCCTTAAACGACAGTCACACTATCACTATAGAAGCAAAAGACAGCAAAGGTATGACATCTACCAGAACATTCACTTTTCGTAGAACGGCAGAGCGACTATCGTTTCATTTGAAAAAACCATTCTCAACAGACATTGCTGCTAAACGTATTTTGGTAACTATCGATGCAACCGTTCCATCGGGAGCTGATTACAGGGTTGAAGTCTCAAATAACGCTTTCGATGAGTTACCAACATGGGAAGACGCAACGAATTTCGTCAAATTCAACCGAGGCTTCATCTTCACCAACAAGGAAAAAACAGCGGAAAAATGGGGCGTTAGCTTACGTTTTTCTTTCACCAAAGGAACGGCAACTGAGCCTGTTATCGTAAGAGGATTCGGAGGTGCATTCGATTGA
- a CDS encoding XkdX family protein: protein MRFWSLAYRYNWITAEKLRLAVQTEANPFGEITPAEYEEITGIKF from the coding sequence ATGCGTTTTTGGTCATTAGCTTATAGATACAATTGGATCACGGCCGAGAAGCTACGACTTGCTGTACAGACGGAGGCCAATCCGTTCGGAGAGATCACACCGGCTGAGTACGAAGAAATCACCGGCATTAAATTCTAG
- a CDS encoding hemolysin XhlA family protein, whose product MGEHDTVSILQDVRERMVRVEEKVDHLSRDREKLDQVNDKARDALALAQENARDIAEIKADSRRSWGVIIGMGTSFIGSILIYFLTK is encoded by the coding sequence ATGGGAGAACACGATACCGTATCTATTTTACAAGACGTCCGCGAGCGCATGGTCCGCGTAGAAGAAAAGGTCGACCACTTATCGCGGGACCGTGAAAAGCTCGATCAAGTCAACGATAAAGCACGAGACGCACTGGCCTTAGCGCAGGAAAATGCTCGTGACATTGCGGAAATCAAAGCGGACTCACGCCGAAGTTGGGGCGTAATAATCGGGATGGGAACGAGTTTTATCGGTTCCATCCTTATTTATTTTCTTACGAAATGA
- a CDS encoding glycoside hydrolase family 73 protein, which produces MTKQERLISLISPHVVGRYPCPSGVIAQLILEVGWDLRTPRDMVTGRESYNLGNIKGTGPAGSVTILTTEYYSAADVAKARASGDLVKILDTSGAKTRVQVKARFRAYNNYGEAIDDHFALLKKPRYVNAGVWQAKTPREFAEAVKRGGYATDPNYVTLIMSIVNGNKLTRFDKPVVPVPIKKIEEAVSLALKEWQLELADKSIDNLAAQSMLSDAAEWKERLRKDPQKVIEDMPWLVFVLADRVASRKAGA; this is translated from the coding sequence ATGACGAAGCAAGAACGGCTAATCTCGTTGATATCACCGCATGTAGTCGGGCGCTATCCATGTCCGTCCGGCGTTATCGCGCAACTCATACTAGAGGTCGGATGGGACTTACGGACACCGCGCGATATGGTGACGGGGCGCGAGTCGTATAATCTCGGCAATATCAAAGGAACGGGGCCGGCCGGTAGCGTTACGATCTTGACCACGGAGTATTATTCGGCGGCTGACGTAGCGAAGGCACGGGCAAGCGGCGACCTCGTAAAGATACTTGATACTTCCGGTGCCAAGACGAGGGTACAGGTAAAGGCGCGGTTCCGAGCGTACAACAATTACGGCGAGGCCATCGATGACCACTTCGCATTGCTAAAGAAACCGCGCTACGTAAATGCGGGCGTATGGCAAGCGAAGACGCCCCGGGAGTTTGCGGAAGCAGTCAAACGGGGCGGGTACGCGACCGATCCGAATTACGTTACGTTAATTATGTCGATTGTAAACGGAAATAAGTTAACCCGTTTTGATAAGCCGGTGGTCCCGGTACCTATAAAGAAAATCGAGGAGGCGGTTAGTTTGGCGTTAAAAGAATGGCAACTAGAACTAGCGGATAAGTCGATAGATAATCTCGCGGCACAGTCGATGCTGTCGGATGCGGCCGAATGGAAGGAGAGACTACGGAAGGACCCGCAGAAGGTAATCGAGGACATGCCGTGGTTGGTTTTCGTGCTAGCGGATCGGGTGGCGTCGAGAAAGGCAGGTGCATAA
- a CDS encoding YolD-like family protein, whose translation MQKRTKINDLFGSMRMVLPEQREMYLKYRRELSLLPKPDLDHDEIMAINYRLTESKRYTIEMTVKYWREVSENGGEFLTVRGVAKSFDTITKQVRIEEENGEWTWVDFGNIASVTD comes from the coding sequence ATGCAAAAACGAACAAAGATTAACGACCTATTCGGTTCCATGCGCATGGTACTGCCGGAGCAACGCGAAATGTACCTGAAATACAGAAGAGAATTATCGCTATTGCCGAAGCCTGATCTCGATCATGACGAAATCATGGCGATTAATTATAGATTGACGGAAAGTAAACGTTATACCATTGAGATGACCGTCAAGTATTGGCGCGAGGTATCCGAGAACGGAGGCGAGTTCCTGACGGTGAGGGGCGTAGCTAAGTCGTTTGATACGATTACGAAGCAAGTTAGAATCGAGGAAGAAAACGGTGAATGGACGTGGGTGGATTTCGGGAATATCGCGTCCGTTACCGATTAG
- a CDS encoding tyrosine-type recombinase/integrase, producing the protein MAAKFNFISRTEPAREIDLDKQVRDYLAIKKTERRSPKTIEIYSQCLAQFKKWATERGHSTFTPDIMREYISYLTYEKAKWDDHPTNPTGPKGLTARTVNNNIRNLRVFFNHLVNERIISSSPMDNISYQTQDKETFEIFSDDEVLKLLEAPNKRVYTGLRDYVMMLVLCDTGCRVGELTNLKISDIDLKLRQISIRAEISKTRTARTLPISTITAKEIERLINFMNVDSNDYLWLTQFGERYFGDTFSKMLKKYAKKAGITGVRVSPHTFRHYFAVKFLRQRGEPIALMRILGHTSITMTEQYVRYANKDLSEYHEIASPVTSLMGKGTQKKRGNVLFK; encoded by the coding sequence ATGGCCGCTAAATTCAACTTTATCTCACGTACAGAACCCGCTAGAGAGATCGATCTCGACAAACAGGTTCGTGACTACCTCGCGATTAAAAAGACGGAACGTAGATCGCCTAAAACGATCGAAATTTACTCACAATGTTTAGCGCAGTTTAAGAAGTGGGCGACAGAACGGGGGCACAGTACTTTTACTCCCGACATTATGCGCGAATACATCTCGTATTTAACGTATGAGAAGGCAAAGTGGGACGATCACCCTACGAATCCAACCGGACCAAAAGGATTGACAGCCCGAACTGTCAATAACAACATCCGCAATCTTCGGGTGTTCTTTAACCACTTGGTAAATGAACGGATAATCTCGTCCTCACCTATGGATAATATTAGCTATCAAACGCAAGACAAAGAGACTTTTGAAATCTTTAGTGATGATGAGGTACTAAAATTGCTTGAGGCTCCTAATAAACGGGTGTATACGGGCCTAAGAGATTATGTAATGATGCTGGTTTTGTGTGATACTGGATGCCGCGTCGGAGAATTAACTAACTTAAAGATATCTGATATCGATCTCAAGTTAAGACAAATTTCTATTCGCGCTGAAATCTCCAAAACGCGTACAGCTAGAACTCTCCCCATTTCTACTATAACCGCAAAGGAAATTGAGCGCCTGATTAATTTTATGAACGTAGACTCAAATGACTACTTATGGCTTACTCAGTTTGGAGAAAGGTACTTTGGCGACACTTTCTCAAAGATGCTAAAAAAATACGCAAAGAAAGCAGGAATAACTGGGGTTCGTGTATCCCCCCATACTTTCCGGCATTACTTTGCTGTAAAGTTCTTACGACAACGCGGTGAACCAATTGCGCTCATGCGGATTTTAGGTCACACGTCTATCACTATGACGGAACAATATGTGCGTTACGCTAATAAAGATTTATCTGAATACCATGAGATCGCCAGTCCGGTAACATCATTAATGGGCAAAGGTACCCAGAAAAAACGCGGAAATGTGTTGTTTAAATAA
- a CDS encoding HRDC domain-containing protein, whose translation MSIFNKLFGQKRTIQSPTFVKDFSKDNHHLSALNDLLNKVVDGERKDNIERDIRFLTYGLDGENNVYFELKNSFQPILCLHDVRVVYEDYVAQLDFVVISNKFICILETKKLSGNISIDQDGNFVRIMKNKYGKEYKMGIYSPITQNTRHIDIIKHVLSKELKINNMPILSLVVMANPKTIINKHSCPTEIENSIIKYDQIKATLERYQNDKANTYNVAEKQMHEISNLLVKLNTPLKMDLVAKYQLSNNDFQKKDETLLREELTSYRLQTSRDENIKAYYIFNNNELEDMIAKYPRTEEELLSIKGFGQVKVEKYGKGILGIFNG comes from the coding sequence ATGTCTATATTCAACAAATTATTTGGTCAAAAAAGGACAATTCAAAGTCCGACATTTGTTAAGGATTTCTCAAAAGATAATCATCACCTTTCTGCCCTTAATGACCTCTTAAACAAGGTTGTAGATGGAGAGAGGAAAGATAACATTGAAAGGGATATTAGGTTTCTTACATATGGGCTTGATGGCGAGAACAACGTCTACTTTGAACTAAAAAATTCGTTCCAGCCCATTTTATGCTTACATGATGTAAGGGTAGTGTATGAGGATTACGTTGCTCAACTTGATTTCGTAGTAATTTCTAATAAGTTCATTTGCATTTTGGAAACGAAAAAACTAAGCGGTAATATTTCAATTGACCAAGATGGTAACTTTGTAAGAATAATGAAGAATAAATACGGAAAAGAATATAAAATGGGGATATATAGCCCTATAACTCAAAATACAAGGCATATCGATATTATTAAACATGTCTTGTCAAAAGAATTGAAAATTAATAACATGCCAATTCTATCTCTTGTTGTTATGGCTAATCCCAAAACAATAATTAATAAGCATAGTTGCCCTACTGAGATTGAAAATTCAATCATTAAGTACGATCAAATCAAGGCAACACTGGAAAGATACCAGAATGATAAAGCAAATACATATAACGTAGCTGAGAAGCAAATGCATGAAATTTCAAATTTGTTAGTCAAGCTGAACACACCGCTGAAGATGGATTTAGTTGCAAAGTATCAGCTTTCAAATAATGATTTTCAGAAGAAGGATGAAACTCTGCTTCGTGAAGAACTAACATCGTACAGACTTCAAACTTCAAGAGATGAAAACATCAAGGCTTACTACATATTCAATAATAATGAGCTGGAAGATATGATAGCGAAATATCCAAGAACTGAAGAAGAGTTGCTTTCTATTAAGGGCTTTGGACAAGTAAAAGTTGAAAAATACGGGAAGGGAATATTGGGTATTTTCAATGGGTGA